A section of the Candidatus Glassbacteria bacterium genome encodes:
- a CDS encoding cation transporter — protein MSKVFQHSAQISKYNLLLILQTVNLPWLNIHRREDVLHDRADQAHFAPREAVSSRRRLWWALVINLIFLVVEVVGGLISGSLALLADAGHMLTDVLALGVAITASHLASLPATPERTFGLVRAEVVGAFINGASLVVIVVLILIESWRRMGDPVEIDGPLMLAVAVAGLAANLFSTLLLYRGRHENLNVSGAFLHMLGDTLGSVGAILAAVVIWTTGWVYIDLLASLALGAIILWGSIGLLKKTLNIILNATPEHLEYAQVKSALTGMEHFAGVHDLHIWTLTTGYTILSAHVCLEKSCAGSGCWHQCLLDARRMLADRFGIEHATLQLEPPEFHRQERSLHH, from the coding sequence TGAGTAAAGTTTTTCAACATTCAGCACAAATATCTAAATATAATTTGCTTCTAATTCTCCAGACGGTTAATCTTCCCTGGTTGAATATTCATCGACGGGAGGATGTTTTGCACGATCGTGCAGATCAGGCACATTTCGCCCCGCGCGAGGCTGTCAGCAGCCGCAGGCGACTGTGGTGGGCGCTGGTAATCAATCTGATATTTCTGGTCGTGGAAGTCGTCGGGGGACTTATCTCCGGCAGTCTGGCTCTGCTGGCCGACGCCGGCCATATGCTGACCGACGTCCTGGCCCTGGGCGTTGCGATTACGGCCAGCCATCTCGCCAGCCTCCCCGCCACGCCCGAACGGACTTTCGGCCTGGTGCGTGCCGAGGTGGTCGGGGCGTTCATCAACGGCGCTTCACTGGTGGTGATAGTGGTGCTGATCCTGATCGAGAGCTGGCGGCGGATGGGCGACCCGGTGGAAATCGACGGGCCGTTGATGCTGGCGGTGGCTGTCGCCGGGCTGGCGGCCAATCTGTTCAGCACACTTCTGCTTTACCGCGGAAGGCACGAGAACCTGAACGTGAGCGGCGCGTTCCTGCACATGCTGGGCGACACCCTGGGCAGCGTCGGGGCGATCCTGGCGGCGGTGGTTATCTGGACCACCGGCTGGGTATATATCGATCTCCTGGCCAGTCTGGCGCTGGGAGCGATTATCCTCTGGGGCAGTATCGGCCTGCTCAAAAAGACGCTGAATATCATCCTCAATGCAACCCCCGAGCATCTCGAATACGCCCAGGTCAAGTCGGCGCTCACGGGTATGGAGCATTTCGCCGGGGTCCACGACCTCCACATCTGGACCCTGACCACCGGATACACGATCCTGAGCGCCCATGTCTGCCTGGAGAAAAGCTGCGCCGGCAGCGGCTGCTGGCATCAGTGCCTGCTCGATGCGCGCAGGATGCTGGCCGACAGGTTCGGGATCGAGCATGCAACGCTTCAGCTCGAACCTCCTGAATTCCACCGGCAGGAACGCTCGCTCCACCACTGA
- a CDS encoding glycosyltransferase family 4 protein: protein MSNGILRENLHNVGFVSTRFAGTDGVSLETQKWSSVLEEMGLERYYLAGEIDTSEDNSMLVELASFKHPDIVDINQQCFGVSSRPRTLTQKIHRIKMQLKDALYDFIQKYDIQLLIAENSLTIPLNIPLGIALTEIISETGIKTIAHHHDFFWERKRFLVNAIWDYLNMAFPPHLNGMQHVVINSSGGNQLALRTGASSMLVPNVMDYETPPRPPDGYAENIRTELGIADDEIFILQPTRIVQRKGIEHAIKLTSRLGEKAKLVISHDSGDEGHDYEDRVLAYARSLDVDVILAADKINHERGSTTDGRKIYDLHDLYRYADLITFPSSFEGFGNAFLESLYYKKPLLVNNYSVYYFDIRTKGFRTIEIDDFITDETVAYTRKVLSDQNMREKMVEHNYDLAKRYFSYKILRVKLRAAIRNLFGEAAD from the coding sequence GTGGGCTTCGTCTCCACACGGTTCGCCGGCACGGACGGCGTGAGCCTGGAGACCCAGAAATGGAGCAGCGTGCTCGAGGAGATGGGTCTCGAGCGTTACTATCTGGCCGGCGAAATAGATACATCGGAAGACAACTCGATGCTGGTCGAGCTGGCAAGCTTCAAGCACCCGGATATCGTGGATATCAACCAGCAGTGTTTCGGAGTCAGCAGTCGGCCGCGGACCCTGACTCAGAAAATCCACCGGATCAAGATGCAGCTCAAGGACGCACTTTACGATTTTATCCAGAAGTACGATATCCAGCTGCTGATCGCCGAAAACAGCCTGACTATCCCGTTGAACATTCCGCTGGGGATTGCACTGACCGAGATCATTTCCGAAACCGGCATCAAAACTATCGCCCACCACCATGATTTTTTCTGGGAGCGGAAGCGGTTCCTGGTCAACGCGATCTGGGATTACCTGAACATGGCTTTCCCACCGCACCTGAATGGCATGCAGCACGTGGTGATCAACAGTTCCGGCGGCAACCAGCTCGCCCTGCGCACAGGAGCCAGCTCGATGCTGGTGCCCAACGTGATGGATTATGAGACACCGCCGCGGCCGCCCGACGGGTACGCCGAAAATATCCGCACTGAACTCGGAATCGCCGACGATGAGATCTTCATTCTTCAGCCCACCAGGATTGTCCAGCGCAAAGGGATCGAGCACGCAATCAAGTTGACCAGCCGGCTGGGCGAAAAAGCAAAGCTCGTGATCAGCCATGATTCCGGCGATGAGGGGCATGACTACGAGGATCGGGTGCTGGCCTACGCCCGCTCACTGGACGTGGACGTGATCCTCGCCGCGGATAAAATCAACCATGAGCGCGGGAGCACAACCGACGGCCGCAAGATCTACGATCTCCACGACCTCTACCGGTACGCCGACCTGATCACGTTCCCGTCCTCTTTCGAGGGTTTCGGCAACGCGTTTCTGGAATCGCTTTATTACAAGAAACCGCTGCTGGTCAACAACTACTCGGTCTATTATTTCGATATTCGCACCAAGGGTTTCCGCACGATCGAGATCGATGACTTCATCACCGACGAAACGGTGGCCTATACGCGTAAGGTTCTCAGCGATCAGAATATGAGAGAGAAGATGGTGGAGCATAATTACGATCTGGCCAAGCGCTATTTTTCCTACAAAATCCTGCGCGTGAAGCTGCGCGCCGCTATCCGCAACCTGTTCGGTGAAGCCGCGGATTGA